The following are encoded together in the Lathyrus oleraceus cultivar Zhongwan6 chromosome 3, CAAS_Psat_ZW6_1.0, whole genome shotgun sequence genome:
- the LOC127131344 gene encoding uncharacterized protein LOC127131344, which translates to MSVPPPVVHTFPRVDDTIYHFEPSEGSYVYEKMDEMKDQFLELRKELKTLRGKDFFGKSYKYNVDIATDRDQLRSMCQKDKETFKEYAQRWRQLAAYPPLEEKEMTKIFLKTLSSFYYELMITSAPNDFTEMVNMGMRIEERVCKGRLTKEEASTSKKYNVKDMFPIAKIDELLDELSTTSIFNKIDLRSGYHQIIVALEDIDKTALLSFEIHYEFLVMSFEITNALSIFQLAMKDLPDPYLR; encoded by the exons atgtcagtgccacctcctgttgttCACACTTTTCCTCGTGTTGATGACACTATCTACCACTTTGAGCCGTCTGAAGGTTCATACGTCTAcgaaaagatggatgaaatgaaagatcaattccttgagctgcgcaaaGAACTGAAAACTCTGAGAGGGAAAGATTtttttgggaagagt tataagtacaatgtggatataGCGACtgatagagatcaattgaggtCGATGTgtcagaaggacaaagagacatttaaagaatatgcccagagatggagacAATTAGCTGCTTATCCGCCTCttgaagagaaggagatgactaagattttctTAAAGACGTTGAGTTCGTTTTACTACGAACTTATGATTacaagtgcccccaatgattttaccgaaatggtaaacatggggatgaggaTAGAAGAAAGAGTCTGTAAAGGACGTTTGACTAAAGAAGAGGCGTCAACTAGCAAGAAATACAATG TTAAGGATATGTTTCCCATTGCAAAAATTGACGAGTTATTGGATGAACTAAGTACTACATCAATTTTTAACAAAATAGATTTGCGTTCAGGCTATCATCAAATTATAGTTGCTTTGGAAGATATAGATAAAACTGCTTTACTATCTTTCGAAATTCACTACGAATTTCTTGTAATGTCATTTGAGATTACTAATGCCCTTTCCATATTTCAATTAGCAATGAAAGATTTACCGGACCCTTACTTGCGATGA